Within the Magnetococcales bacterium genome, the region CGGCCACCATCGCTTCGGTGGTGATCATCAGGCCGGCAATGGATGCCGCCGCCAACAGGGCATGCCGCACCACCTTGGTCGGATCGATCACGCCCCGCTGCACCAGGTCGGCAAATTCATCCTTGGCCGCGTCAAAACCGAAATTGGGATTGTTGTCTTCGATGATCCGCGCCACCACGACAGACCCTTCAGCCCCGGCATTGCCGACAATCACCCGCAACGGCTCTTCCAGGGCGCGCCGGACAATCTTGACCCCCATCTGCTGGTCTTCGTTGGCGCGTTTCACGGAATCCAGGCATCTTTGGCTCCGCAGCAGGGCCACACCGCCCCCGGCCACAATCCCCTCTTCCACAGCAGCGCGGGTGGCGTGCAACGCATCGTCCACACGATCCTTGCGCTCTTTCACTTCCACTTCGGTGCCGCCACCCACCTTGATGACCGCCACGCCGCCGGCCAGTTTCGCCAGACGTTCCTGGAGTTTTTCCCGGTCATAGTCGGAGGTGGTCTCCTCGATCTGGGCACGAATCTGGTTGACCCGCCCCTTGATGTCGGCACTGGCTCCGGCCCCACCCACAATGGTGGTATCTTCCTTGGTGATGGTGATCGACTTGGCGGAACCGAGCATGTTCAGGGTAACGTTTTCCAGTTTCACGCCCAGGTCTTCCGAGGCCACCGTCCCGCCGGTCAGAATGGCGATATCTTCCAGCATTGCCTTGCGCCGATCCCCAAACCCGGGGGCTTTCACGGCACACACCTTCAGGCCGCCCCGCAGCTTGTTCACCACCAGGGTTGCCAGGGCTTCACCTTCCACATCCTCGGCGATGATCAACAGGGGCCGGCTGGACTGCACCACACTCTCCAGAACCGGCAGAATCTGTTGCAGACCATTGACCTTTTTCTCGACCAGAAGAATATACGGCTCGTTC harbors:
- the groL gene encoding chaperonin GroEL (60 kDa chaperone family; promotes refolding of misfolded polypeptides especially under stressful conditions; forms two stacked rings of heptamers to form a barrel-shaped 14mer; ends can be capped by GroES; misfolded proteins enter the barrel where they are refolded when GroES binds), with product MAAKEVKFGEVARSRMLAGVNVLADAVKVTLGPKGRNVVLDKSWGAPRVTKDGVTVAKEIELEGKFENMGAQMVKEVASKTADEAGDGTTTATVLAQAIIREGMKSVAAGMNPMDLRRGIDAAVEAVVANLKSISKEVTSSGEISQVGTISANSDQEIGNMIAQAMDKVGKEGVITVEEAKGLETTLEVVEGMQFDRGYLSPYFVTNAEKMLVELNEPYILLVEKKVNGLQQILPVLESVVQSSRPLLIIAEDVEGEALATLVVNKLRGGLKVCAVKAPGFGDRRKAMLEDIAILTGGTVASEDLGVKLENVTLNMLGSAKSITITKEDTTIVGGAGASADIKGRVNQIRAQIEETTSDYDREKLQERLAKLAGGVAVIKVGGGTEVEVKERKDRVDDALHATRAAVEEGIVAGGGVALLRSQRCLDSVKRANEDQQMGVKIVRRALEEPLRVIVGNAGAEGSVVVARIIEDNNPNFGFDAAKDEFADLVQRGVIDPTKVVRHALLAAASIAGLMITTEAMVAELPKKEGAGMPEGGGGMGGMGGMGGMGGMGM